The following nucleotide sequence is from bacterium.
CCACCACCACATCGCCTACTTTTAATATCTTGTCCTTCGGCAAAAGCCCGGCGCGCTCCGCCGGAGAATCTTTAATCGGAGCAATAATTACTAATTGCTCGTCCCGAGTGCCAATCTCTGCCCCAATGCCTCCAAAATGACCGGAAACATCTTCTTCAAATTTCTTGGCGTCTGCCGGTGGGAAAAAAACCGTGTGCGGATCTTTCAAAGACGCCGTCAAACCGTGCACCGCTCCATAAACTAGATCCTTATCCTTAACGGTACCACCATCAATATGCTGTTCTTTTAATTTTTCCCAAACCTGCCAAAAAACTCCGAAATCCACCTTAATGTCCGCGTCATCAACATTTGTGATGCCTTTAACAGTAACTACTCTCGGATCTTGCTGCCCCGACCGATAGCCAACATAAAAAGAACCGCCAACTACGGATATAGCTAGTAAAACGGCCACTGCGGATTGGAACGCAAATTTAGGTATTTTCATAGTACTGACATTATTCGCATTATTAAATCTTAGATTAGCATTATTAGAGATTACTCCATAATTTTAGCATTTTGCCGTGATATACTGAAGACAATGTCCAGCAATAAAAAGGACGGCGAGAAGCAAGATCTGTTCGGAAACCAAAAATCCGAGATGGATCCAATGGGTAAAATGACCAGTTCATATATACAGGAACTTCGCCGCCGAACATCCGAAAGCCGAGCCTATAAGTCCTACCAGTTGACTGGACTGGAGATAGCGAATATTTTAGAGGACTGGGAGCATAAGGCTCTCTATATGCGCTTAGCTAAAGTCCACGGCGAATCCAAAATGATGCAATTGGCAAAAAGCGTCGTAGAAAGAAAAAATATAGAAAACAAAGGCGCTTACTTTATGAGTGTGTTGAAATCAGAAAAAGACCCTAAAAAGAAACCTTTCAACGGCCGCCTGACAGGGCTTTAAATATTTAAATGTTTAAATAATAGAAATATCCTACAATGGCAAAGATCGTTACAATTCAAAACAAAAAAGACGAGAAGTTCCTGCGGCAAAAGACCGCCAATTTTGATTTCACTCAATTTTCTAAAAAAGAAATCCGAGAGCTGATTAAAAGAATGCGCCGCGATATGCACGAGGCCGACGGGATCGGCTTAAGCGCCAATCAAATCGGATTGGATACGCGGATTTTTGTGGCGATAGTAGAAAGCAAATTCTATGCAATTTTTAATCCTGAATTGATTCAGCTTTCTAAAGAAACCACTGCGATAGACGAGGGCTGCTTAAGCGTTCCCGGAGTTTACGGGCTAGTGGAACGCCCCGCCAGGGTCACGCTTAAAGGCTTGGACGCCAATGGCCACGTCATCAAAATTAAAGCTTGGGGGTTATTGGCTAGAGTTTTCCAGCACGAAATGGATCATCTCAACGGAGGATTATTTATCGACAAGGCCAAACAAGTTGAGCGAGTCCCTCTCGTTAAATAGATGAAGTACGCATTCTTTGGCAGTCCGGAATTCGCCAAGATAGTTTTAGAGGAGTTAATAGCTGCCGGATTTCCGCCAGCGCTCGTCGTCTGCAACCCCGACAAGCCGTTAGGCCGAAAAAAAATAATCACCCCCCCGGCTACGAAAATTCTGGCAAAAGAAAACGAGATCTCCGTTGCTCAACCGGGAACAAAGGAAGAAATCCCAAACTTTTTGGGCACTAGCTTTGATTTCTTCGTGGTAGCCGCTTACTCCAAAATCCTGCCTAAATATGTAATCGAGCTGCCAAAACTTGGCGTAATTGGAGTCCACCCCTCTCTTCTGCCGAAATATCGCGGGGCCACCCCCATCCAATCGGCGATTTTAGCCGGCGAAACGGAAACCGGCACCTCCCTCTTCGTGATAGATGAAAAAGTGGACAATGGGCCTGTTTTAGCCCAAAAAAGCCTACTGATTGAGGGCAATGATTATACAACTCTAGAAAACCGCCTAGCGCATCTCTCCGGTAAATTACTCGTAGAAATTCTTCCGGACTTTATTGCCGGTAAAATAAAACCAAAACCGCAAAACGACGACGATGCTACTTTTACAAAAAAATTCTCTACCGAAGACGGCTTGGTTGATTTAGCTAAAGACGACCCAATTATCATTGAACGGAAAGTCCGAGCCCTAAGCGCCGAACCGGGTGTCTGGACCAAAAGAGAAGACGGGCGCCGAATGAAAATCCTTAAAGCGGGAATCGTGGACGGCCAACTCAAGCTTATTGAAATTCAGTACGAAGGCGGTCGGCCCCGCCCCTGGTCTCCGCTTTAAGTCCCATTTGTCTTATTCGCAATATTGCCTCTCCAATTAGCATTATTCGCGATTACTCCATCTAGATTTTCTTATCTAAGTCCTTCAGCTCTTTATCCACTTCCTTTTTAATTTCTCCAAGATCTTGAGAGATTTTTTGACGAGCATCGCCGCGCTCCAGCTCCTTTTTAATTTTCGCCACTCCCCGCGCTAGAGATTCTTCCACCTCACGCGCTTCGCGACGTAATTTTTTTCTGAACATACGGAACTTATGCCAATAATAATATGCCAGCATCGCCAAAAGGGCAATTATGACCAAGACCAGGATCAGCAACCCGCCGACATTCCAGATCCAAACAAAGAACTTCCAAAAGAGAGAATTGACGCTCATATAAACCGGGTTGCTGTCATCGCTTTCCAGCCCGGTAGATAGAATCTGCTTGGCAGTAATGCGATAGTAGCCCGACGGCAAAGGATCGGCATAATTCACAGTCCAATCTCCTCCACCATCCACCTTCACAGACAAAATTAACGGCGCCTTTTTATCAAACTGCAGACTCACCTCAACATTCGCCTCCGGCAAAGCCGTACCGACAATCACCAGTTTTTGACCGGGCGAAACCAGATGCCTCGGATAATCGATAATCACCGGCGGGTCGATTGATTCGATCGTGACCTGCGTCTTCGCATCGGTGAAATTACCGGCTTTATCCAAAGCGCGCACCGTGACCACTTTCGGACCGGGTTTCTGCTTGGTCAAAAGAAATTCTCCAGATCCATCTATTAACTGATCCGTCCGCACCGCGGCTGCATCGCCTACCATGACCTCATAGTAATCAAGGCCAGATAATCCATCCCCGGTTTTGAAAGTAATCCGATCAGGAAATCGCCGGCCATTTTTATCTAGATCGCCGACAGAAAGAGTGATGTTGAACTTCTCTGGAGGGGTCAGATCGACGAACAATGGATAGTGCAAAATCGGACCGGCACCCCTGCTGTTAATGAAGCGCAAATGATAATAATGCCTCCCCTCTTCCAGGAAATTAAAAGTTTTGCTATCGAATAATCCGCTGGCTTTTGTAGAAGCCGCGGTATCGGAACGGTCGTCAAAAACTTCCGCTACGCCATCCACCCCGATTGGAATGCTCCAAACTAACTTCGTGTAAGAATTATTGCTCCATTTAATCCCATTGTCGCTATTATTGAATAGAACCGATTCCCCGTCAGGATTTTTTATATAATGCTTAAGAAAAGGCTTAGGCGGTAAGATTCCCGGCTCGGTCGGTACGCTCGATTTCTGCAAAGTATAATTGCCGCCGTTCAAGGCAGACACTATGTTCGTGCCCTCGCCGTCATTCGCCAAAACAGAACCGCTCGCGAAAGAAACACTGGCGACGCCTTCACTGCGGACTTGGAAAGTAATCTCCAGAATCTTCCCATCGCCGGTAAAGCCGGGATTTAAGACCACGCCCTCAAAATGAATATTACCCGTTGCGCCGGAATTGGAGTAGGACGGATCCTGAACCCAA
It contains:
- the def gene encoding peptide deformylase, which gives rise to MAKIVTIQNKKDEKFLRQKTANFDFTQFSKKEIRELIKRMRRDMHEADGIGLSANQIGLDTRIFVAIVESKFYAIFNPELIQLSKETTAIDEGCLSVPGVYGLVERPARVTLKGLDANGHVIKIKAWGLLARVFQHEMDHLNGGLFIDKAKQVERVPLVK
- a CDS encoding methionyl-tRNA formyltransferase: MKYAFFGSPEFAKIVLEELIAAGFPPALVVCNPDKPLGRKKIITPPATKILAKENEISVAQPGTKEEIPNFLGTSFDFFVVAAYSKILPKYVIELPKLGVIGVHPSLLPKYRGATPIQSAILAGETETGTSLFVIDEKVDNGPVLAQKSLLIEGNDYTTLENRLAHLSGKLLVEILPDFIAGKIKPKPQNDDDATFTKKFSTEDGLVDLAKDDPIIIERKVRALSAEPGVWTKREDGRRMKILKAGIVDGQLKLIEIQYEGGRPRPWSPL
- a CDS encoding cohesin domain-containing protein, yielding MEHRFMKSREKIASFGFWFFAVFSVILLSTFYFLFSVSRAEAATLYLAPASGTYSVGKNFVVSVRVSTPSEAMNAADGVLNFPTDKLQVIGLSKTGSIFNLWVQDPSYSNSGATGNIHFEGVVLNPGFTGDGKILEITFQVRSEGVASVSFASGSVLANDGEGTNIVSALNGGNYTLQKSSVPTEPGILPPKPFLKHYIKNPDGESVLFNNSDNGIKWSNNSYTKLVWSIPIGVDGVAEVFDDRSDTAASTKASGLFDSKTFNFLEEGRHYYHLRFINSRGAGPILHYPLFVDLTPPEKFNITLSVGDLDKNGRRFPDRITFKTGDGLSGLDYYEVMVGDAAAVRTDQLIDGSGEFLLTKQKPGPKVVTVRALDKAGNFTDAKTQVTIESIDPPVIIDYPRHLVSPGQKLVIVGTALPEANVEVSLQFDKKAPLILSVKVDGGGDWTVNYADPLPSGYYRITAKQILSTGLESDDSNPVYMSVNSLFWKFFVWIWNVGGLLILVLVIIALLAMLAYYYWHKFRMFRKKLRREAREVEESLARGVAKIKKELERGDARQKISQDLGEIKKEVDKELKDLDKKI